From the Bacillus tuaregi genome, one window contains:
- a CDS encoding PAS domain S-box protein, with protein sequence MQINKIIKRLLAKDSSQLIRLVSDAFNALEDFVYLVGVDQDILTYLYANQAGLSVLNKDIDVIGKTFEEVLQEDKANFLKRYYLRAAKYKKIVTFEDEMQLKNGKIIHRETVLTPIIDQEEIYIIAVVRDITEKNIKLQELQRSKLLLEKNEQRLSSLLEHNEDAVFMVDLKGVFLEVNPATEKITGYKNNELIGMNFSKILPSKECEQAWGYLRQAIKGETIRYEIFIYHKDGSEVHLNVKNIPITVEGEIVGVYGIARDITKEKTALDELYRVKKQLESFLQDSADSISITTLDGEVEFINNAYTKIYGYTEEDVLGKENPIIPDWLMDEKNQMYKQVARGKKLHGVHVKRQKKSGELLDISMTLFPLYDECGNVFAVSSIGRDITEDKKLELEMVKMKEELELVWNYTTDGICMIGFEGSILQANPAFEEMFGWNQMDKSEIALSSTYPKHQQHHIEELLIGLREKDELLQFETKRKRKDGTLIDVQATYRPIKKGKILAIVTYKNVTEEKRMLLNLKESEERYRKVLESSPEGLMIYTDGLITYINQAGLEFLKARNSSQVIGKRFIDFVQRCNRKQIEEEMVNSEYQGIKSELVEEKFITLEGDEVFAETASAFITEEGKTSVIVMLRDVTIKRRAEKALRETEERFRIIAEHSKDIIKIVNPTGNITYGSPSLEAVLGFPIRSVIGKTFLSFIHHDDMEEAQAILGKVKETKQVYDIEIRHVHQDGHSIWLHSHFSPVFTSNGELEKIIVISSDITEAKRKEEKLAEMAYYDYLTGLPNRRLFTARLNQAMLTSDRTGNITALLIIDCDKFKKINDTLGHDIGDAVIKEFARRIRSSLRKKDTVSRIGGDEFAIVLPEITHENEIIDVAKRILAVIREDMFLQGHQIKATASIGIALYPTNSSFEDQLYKQADINLYKVKERGGNSFSMLLSE encoded by the coding sequence ATGCAGATAAACAAAATCATAAAAAGATTATTGGCAAAGGATTCGAGTCAGCTTATTCGCTTAGTGTCAGATGCCTTTAACGCATTAGAGGATTTTGTCTATTTAGTTGGCGTCGACCAGGACATATTGACGTATTTATATGCCAATCAGGCCGGATTATCCGTACTAAATAAAGATATTGACGTTATCGGCAAGACATTTGAAGAAGTATTGCAAGAAGACAAGGCAAACTTCCTAAAGCGATATTATCTAAGGGCGGCCAAGTATAAAAAGATTGTAACATTTGAAGATGAGATGCAACTGAAGAATGGAAAGATTATTCACCGTGAAACAGTGCTCACCCCCATTATTGATCAGGAGGAGATTTATATTATTGCTGTTGTAAGAGATATTACCGAAAAAAATATCAAATTACAGGAGCTCCAGCGCTCAAAACTGTTACTTGAAAAAAACGAACAACGATTATCCTCCCTATTAGAGCATAACGAGGATGCTGTTTTCATGGTAGACCTGAAAGGTGTTTTTTTAGAGGTGAACCCGGCTACGGAAAAGATCACAGGCTATAAAAATAATGAATTAATTGGAATGAATTTTTCAAAAATCCTGCCTAGTAAAGAGTGCGAACAGGCTTGGGGGTACTTACGACAGGCCATTAAGGGAGAGACCATTCGATACGAAATCTTTATTTATCATAAGGATGGCAGTGAAGTTCATTTGAATGTCAAAAACATTCCGATTACGGTAGAGGGGGAAATAGTTGGGGTATATGGAATTGCGCGCGACATTACGAAAGAGAAAACAGCTTTAGATGAGCTTTATAGAGTCAAAAAACAGTTAGAGTCGTTTTTACAGGATAGTGCGGATTCTATTTCCATTACAACACTGGATGGAGAAGTCGAATTTATCAATAATGCCTATACCAAAATCTATGGTTATACAGAGGAAGATGTATTGGGGAAAGAGAATCCGATTATTCCTGATTGGCTAATGGACGAAAAGAATCAAATGTATAAACAGGTTGCTCGAGGGAAGAAGCTTCATGGCGTACATGTTAAACGACAGAAGAAGTCTGGAGAATTATTAGATATTTCTATGACCTTATTTCCGCTTTATGATGAATGTGGGAATGTGTTTGCTGTATCTAGCATTGGTCGTGACATTACAGAGGATAAAAAGCTGGAGCTGGAAATGGTAAAAATGAAAGAAGAGCTTGAGCTTGTATGGAATTATACAACAGACGGAATTTGTATGATAGGGTTTGAGGGCAGTATTTTACAGGCGAATCCTGCTTTTGAAGAGATGTTTGGCTGGAATCAGATGGACAAGAGTGAAATAGCCTTATCCAGTACATATCCTAAACATCAGCAGCATCATATAGAAGAATTATTAATAGGATTACGAGAAAAAGACGAGCTATTACAATTCGAGACAAAACGGAAAAGAAAAGATGGAACATTGATTGATGTACAAGCGACGTACCGACCGATTAAAAAAGGGAAAATATTGGCGATTGTTACCTATAAAAATGTAACAGAGGAAAAAAGAATGCTGTTGAATCTGAAAGAAAGTGAAGAAAGATACCGAAAAGTTCTAGAATCCTCCCCGGAAGGGTTGATGATTTATACCGATGGTTTGATTACTTATATCAATCAAGCGGGACTGGAATTTTTGAAAGCTAGGAACAGCAGTCAGGTGATAGGGAAAAGATTCATCGATTTTGTTCAGCGCTGTAATCGGAAACAGATAGAGGAAGAAATGGTAAATTCTGAATATCAAGGGATAAAAAGTGAACTAGTAGAAGAAAAGTTTATCACCCTTGAGGGTGATGAGGTTTTTGCGGAAACAGCATCAGCATTCATTACAGAGGAGGGGAAAACCTCTGTTATCGTCATGTTACGAGATGTAACGATAAAAAGACGGGCGGAGAAAGCGTTGAGGGAAACGGAGGAACGTTTTCGCATTATCGCCGAACACTCTAAGGATATCATTAAGATTGTGAATCCGACCGGGAATATTACGTATGGGTCGCCTTCATTAGAGGCTGTATTAGGTTTTCCAATTCGTTCCGTGATAGGTAAAACCTTTTTAAGTTTTATACACCACGATGATATGGAGGAGGCACAAGCTATTTTGGGAAAAGTAAAGGAAACAAAACAGGTTTATGATATTGAAATCCGTCATGTTCATCAGGATGGACACTCCATTTGGCTTCATTCTCATTTTTCTCCTGTTTTCACATCAAACGGAGAGCTTGAGAAGATTATCGTGATATCTAGTGATATTACTGAGGCTAAACGGAAAGAAGAAAAGCTGGCAGAAATGGCCTATTATGATTATTTAACAGGACTGCCAAATCGTAGACTGTTCACAGCTCGTTTAAATCAAGCCATGCTTACATCGGATAGAACAGGGAATATTACGGCGTTACTGATAATCGATTGTGATAAATTCAAAAAAATTAATGATACACTTGGACATGATATTGGGGACGCGGTGATAAAAGAATTCGCCCGTCGTATTCGATCCTCCTTGCGTAAAAAAGATACAGTATCAAGGATTGGCGGAGATGAATTTGCGATTGTGCTACCAGAAATCACTCATGAAAACGAAATTATCGATGTAGCCAAAAGAATTTTAGCCGTGATAAGAGAAGATATGTTTTTGCAGGGTCATCAGATAAAGGCTACGGCAAGTATCGGGATTGCCTTATATCCAACTAATTCCAGCTTTGAGGATCAGCTATACAAACAGGCAGATATTAATTTGTATAAAGTGAAGGAACGCGGAGGAAACTCCTTTTCGATGTTGCTTTCAGAATAA
- a CDS encoding DUF4097 family beta strand repeat-containing protein, with product MRKLLVLVVILLAAFVLYFSIPSSWFGLGKQSAAVTDEIERIELDVSGINTRIITEDRDDVEANLEGKGKLRVSERGNSIEIEYKRRWFESFSFFSGPKLTLYIPEDYQKDLEIEIGSGNLNYAGESKGQPVVLNKLSVEVNSGNAKLSHIQTNKGVFDVNSGNVSVEHYAGQLTADISSGNINIQMDQLTDSIEVDVSSGRASIDLPDKADFTLDGKVSSGNISNTFILKDKQETERELSGIHGSGKHAVDINISSGKIELK from the coding sequence TTGAGGAAATTGCTGGTTCTGGTTGTGATATTGTTGGCGGCTTTTGTACTTTATTTTTCAATCCCCTCCTCTTGGTTTGGATTAGGTAAACAAAGTGCTGCTGTGACTGATGAAATTGAAAGGATTGAACTGGATGTTTCGGGGATTAACACGAGGATTATTACGGAGGATCGCGATGATGTAGAAGCAAACTTAGAAGGTAAAGGGAAGCTTCGGGTAAGTGAAAGAGGTAACTCCATTGAAATTGAATATAAGCGCAGATGGTTTGAGTCCTTTTCCTTCTTTTCAGGTCCAAAACTGACCTTGTATATTCCTGAGGATTACCAAAAAGATTTGGAGATTGAGATAGGCTCCGGTAACCTGAATTATGCAGGAGAATCGAAAGGACAGCCCGTTGTATTGAATAAGCTTTCAGTCGAAGTGAATTCTGGCAATGCGAAGCTATCACATATTCAAACTAACAAGGGAGTGTTTGATGTTAATTCAGGAAATGTCAGTGTAGAGCATTATGCAGGTCAATTAACGGCCGATATCTCATCCGGGAATATCAATATACAAATGGATCAATTAACAGATTCAATCGAAGTGGATGTAAGCTCCGGTCGTGCTTCCATTGATTTACCTGATAAAGCTGATTTTACATTGGATGGAAAGGTAAGCAGCGGAAATATATCCAATACCTTCATTTTAAAAGATAAACAGGAAACCGAGAGAGAGCTAAGCGGTATACATGGGTCCGGTAAGCATGCCGTCGATATAAATATATCCAGTGGTAAAATCGAATTGAAATAA
- a CDS encoding sigma-54-dependent Fis family transcriptional regulator, with protein sequence MIVETNILDQSMIKELWNSFMISGKIECADIRQEIIDSWTRCRKAGVDYLDGTCQSMISKADWQQLKEENQLLIDISIPIMKTLYKSFQDSPFCVVITNEAGIILSTVGDRDVLSKSTDLHFSAGADWSEYSVGTNAIGTALYLNEPIRVSGAEHYCRKHHEWTCLAAPIHHSQGRMIGCLNISGFVQFEEAHFRGMVLAAVRAIENQLQKDETKEELITAHKQLTTVISTISEGILSIDHDYVITHANASLANILGMLPSEMIGRKVTEIFGEDNPINQILEWDSASLEEEIILEPSNKEIRCTIKAIPIKNECLQIVGMVITVREIKQVHQIVNKMVGAQARFQFSDILGSSNQIKQIIKKAKIAGKSISTVLLLGESGTGKEVFAQAIHNASNRRNGPFIAVNCAAIPRDLIQSELFGYCDGAFTGAKRGGRPGKFELADGGTLFLDEIGDMSIDLQVNLLRVLQEKNVVRVGGDKPTSINVRVIAATNKSLKALVENGRFREDLYYRLNVITLIIPPLRERLGDIDIFLDYFLRKMSISLGKEMVTVEPIVKEIFNQYSWPGNIRELENVLEYGINMGEGEILLREYLPSYLLNQLNPTNGKDIEPVRSLATVEREAIERAVKKFAGNISKAAKALGIGRNTLYEKMKKYHIKH encoded by the coding sequence ATGATAGTAGAAACCAATATTTTAGATCAGTCAATGATAAAAGAATTATGGAATAGCTTTATGATATCAGGGAAAATAGAGTGCGCTGACATTCGACAGGAAATTATTGATTCCTGGACACGCTGTCGTAAAGCAGGCGTGGATTATTTGGACGGCACCTGTCAAAGTATGATATCAAAAGCTGATTGGCAGCAATTAAAAGAAGAGAATCAATTACTTATTGACATCTCGATACCAATTATGAAGACCTTATATAAAAGTTTTCAGGACAGCCCTTTTTGTGTTGTTATTACAAATGAAGCAGGTATCATACTAAGCACAGTCGGCGATAGAGATGTGTTATCGAAATCGACAGACCTTCATTTTTCAGCAGGTGCAGATTGGTCGGAATACTCGGTTGGCACGAATGCAATCGGGACAGCGTTGTATCTGAATGAACCAATTCGTGTATCAGGGGCAGAGCATTATTGCAGAAAGCATCATGAATGGACCTGCTTAGCTGCCCCCATCCATCATTCACAAGGAAGGATGATTGGCTGTCTAAACATTTCGGGGTTTGTTCAATTTGAAGAAGCTCATTTCAGGGGGATGGTATTAGCAGCCGTACGAGCCATTGAAAATCAACTTCAAAAGGATGAAACAAAAGAGGAATTAATTACGGCACATAAACAGCTAACAACCGTCATCAGTACCATTTCAGAGGGAATCCTATCAATTGATCATGATTATGTCATCACACATGCGAACGCCTCACTTGCCAACATTCTCGGGATGCTTCCAAGTGAAATGATTGGTAGAAAGGTAACGGAGATATTTGGAGAGGATAATCCAATTAATCAAATATTAGAATGGGATAGCGCTTCTTTAGAAGAAGAAATTATCCTCGAACCATCTAATAAAGAAATCCGCTGTACAATTAAGGCTATTCCGATAAAAAATGAATGCTTACAAATTGTCGGTATGGTGATCACCGTTCGTGAAATCAAGCAGGTTCATCAAATCGTCAATAAAATGGTTGGAGCACAGGCAAGATTTCAATTTAGTGATATTTTGGGGAGCAGCAATCAGATTAAACAAATAATCAAGAAGGCCAAAATTGCTGGAAAAAGCATCTCAACCGTTCTATTACTAGGAGAAAGTGGTACTGGTAAAGAAGTGTTTGCACAGGCCATTCATAATGCAAGTAATCGGAGGAATGGCCCTTTTATTGCCGTTAATTGCGCTGCTATCCCAAGAGATTTAATCCAAAGTGAGCTTTTTGGTTATTGTGATGGTGCCTTTACAGGAGCAAAACGAGGCGGTAGACCGGGGAAATTTGAATTAGCGGATGGCGGTACACTATTTCTTGATGAAATAGGAGATATGTCAATCGATTTACAGGTTAATCTTTTACGGGTTCTGCAAGAGAAAAATGTCGTTAGAGTCGGAGGCGATAAGCCCACATCTATTAATGTCCGTGTCATTGCAGCAACCAATAAGAGTTTAAAAGCCTTAGTTGAAAATGGTCGTTTTCGTGAAGATTTATATTATCGCTTAAATGTAATCACACTTATTATTCCTCCTTTGAGGGAACGGCTCGGTGATATTGATATATTTTTGGATTATTTTTTACGGAAAATGTCGATTTCATTAGGAAAGGAAATGGTGACGGTAGAACCTATAGTAAAGGAAATCTTTAACCAGTATTCTTGGCCAGGAAATATAAGGGAGTTAGAGAATGTTTTGGAATATGGAATTAATATGGGGGAAGGCGAGATTCTTTTACGGGAATACTTGCCATCCTATTTATTAAATCAGCTGAATCCTACAAATGGCAAGGATATTGAACCTGTTAGGAGCTTGGCTACCGTGGAAAGGGAGGCCATTGAAAGGGCGGTCAAGAAATTTGCGGGTAATATTTCAAAGGCAGCAAAGGCACTAGGGATTGGCCGTAATACTCTTTATGAAAAAATGAAAAAATATCATATTAAACATTAG
- a CDS encoding Lin0512 family protein, whose protein sequence is MWKRYIIELGWGADLHGQNVTKAARKAVKDAISRSCLCGMDEILSMQDFDEMQVHVGIATPYPNLVDKEKVLEVLPFGKKTLKVMEGGLETPGMYVKALGDSKDSIVVANAVVEVYVMLED, encoded by the coding sequence ATGTGGAAGCGATATATTATTGAGCTAGGCTGGGGAGCGGACCTCCATGGTCAGAATGTTACAAAAGCAGCAAGGAAGGCCGTAAAGGATGCAATCTCGAGAAGCTGTCTTTGCGGCATGGATGAAATTTTGAGCATGCAGGATTTCGATGAGATGCAGGTTCATGTTGGGATTGCCACTCCTTATCCAAATCTAGTTGACAAAGAGAAAGTTTTAGAGGTCCTGCCATTTGGAAAGAAAACATTGAAGGTTATGGAAGGAGGTTTGGAAACACCCGGGATGTATGTGAAAGCACTTGGGGACAGCAAGGATTCCATTGTAGTTGCTAATGCGGTTGTTGAGGTCTATGTGATGCTGGAGGACTGA
- a CDS encoding thiamine pyrophosphate-dependent dehydrogenase E1 component subunit alpha, which produces MCNIFSKDEGGNHVSLSREQFIEMYQTMLKIRKFEEKAMELFAEGKIPGFVHLYMGEEAVATGVCENLHEDDYITSTHRGHGHIIAKGGELNEMMAELFGKASGYCKGKGGSMHIADASRGILGANGIVGAGHNLAVGAGISAQYKGNEQVCICFFGDGSTNQSTFHEALNLASIWKLPVVFVCENNLYGISMSQGRHQSIEDVSDRAVAYNIPGVTVDGNDVFAVYEASNEAIKRARNGQGPTLIECKTYRHRGHFEGDPTSYRPEGELEDWLKKDPVKRHEQFMLENQIVTPEELAALQRDVDQQIMDAVAFAERSPYPAVESAVFDVYTDIVEEVRVR; this is translated from the coding sequence ATGTGCAATATTTTTTCCAAAGATGAAGGAGGGAATCATGTGAGTTTATCTAGAGAACAATTCATAGAAATGTATCAAACCATGCTCAAAATTAGAAAGTTTGAAGAAAAGGCAATGGAATTGTTTGCCGAAGGGAAAATTCCTGGGTTTGTTCACTTATACATGGGTGAAGAGGCTGTTGCGACAGGTGTCTGTGAAAACCTTCACGAAGACGATTATATTACAAGTACTCACAGGGGCCATGGTCATATCATTGCCAAGGGCGGAGAATTAAATGAAATGATGGCTGAGTTATTTGGTAAAGCAAGCGGTTATTGTAAAGGAAAGGGCGGGTCCATGCATATTGCCGATGCATCGAGAGGAATTCTTGGTGCGAATGGTATTGTAGGCGCCGGACATAATCTTGCAGTGGGGGCAGGTATCAGCGCTCAATATAAAGGGAATGAACAGGTTTGCATTTGCTTCTTCGGAGACGGTTCTACCAACCAAAGTACCTTCCATGAAGCGTTAAACCTGGCAAGTATTTGGAAGCTGCCGGTTGTTTTTGTATGTGAAAACAATTTATACGGAATATCTATGAGCCAAGGTAGACATCAATCGATTGAAGATGTTTCCGATCGGGCTGTTGCCTACAATATTCCTGGTGTTACCGTTGACGGCAATGATGTATTTGCTGTGTATGAAGCCTCCAATGAAGCGATTAAGAGAGCTAGAAATGGACAAGGACCCACTCTAATAGAATGCAAGACCTATAGACATCGAGGGCATTTCGAGGGAGACCCTACAAGCTATCGTCCTGAAGGCGAGCTGGAGGATTGGCTGAAAAAGGATCCGGTAAAACGACATGAACAGTTTATGCTTGAAAATCAAATCGTCACACCTGAGGAACTAGCAGCCCTCCAACGAGATGTTGATCAACAAATCATGGACGCTGTGGCCTTTGCAGAGAGAAGTCCTTATCCTGCAGTAGAATCCGCCGTTTTTGACGTGTATACCGATATTGTTGAGGAGGTTAGAGTTCGATGA
- a CDS encoding alpha-ketoacid dehydrogenase subunit beta: protein MRTMTYGEAIREAMRIKMKEDPNVFIMGEDVGAFGGCFGVTAGLFEEFGEKRVRDTPISEGVIIGGAVGAAATGLRPIAELMFMDFVTVGADQLINQAAKMRYMFGGKITLPMVVRLPAGGGVSAAAQHSQSLEAWLTHMPGLKVVYPSTPQDALGLLLTSINDNNPVIFIEHKAMYAMKGNVEDTVAPIPLGLADFKRTGSDVTVITYGKMVHEALAAAEALEKDGVDVEVLDIRSLYPLDEAAIFRSIEKTNKVVIVTEETKRGGYGGEIAAMIAEKAFDYLDAPIVRIGALNSPIPFTPVLENYVLPNSTDIVNGIKSITGRLTMA from the coding sequence ATGAGAACAATGACATACGGTGAAGCCATTAGAGAAGCTATGAGAATAAAAATGAAGGAAGATCCAAATGTTTTTATTATGGGTGAAGATGTAGGTGCCTTTGGTGGATGCTTTGGTGTTACGGCCGGCCTTTTCGAAGAATTTGGTGAAAAGCGTGTTCGGGATACACCAATTTCGGAAGGGGTCATTATTGGAGGGGCTGTAGGTGCTGCAGCAACAGGTCTTAGACCGATTGCTGAATTAATGTTCATGGACTTTGTGACAGTTGGAGCTGACCAATTAATTAACCAAGCCGCTAAAATGAGGTATATGTTCGGCGGTAAAATTACACTGCCGATGGTTGTCCGACTTCCTGCAGGCGGCGGTGTATCTGCCGCAGCACAGCACTCACAGTCACTTGAAGCATGGTTAACACATATGCCAGGACTTAAGGTTGTCTATCCATCCACACCGCAGGATGCTCTGGGACTCCTGTTGACCTCTATCAATGATAATAACCCGGTTATTTTCATTGAACATAAGGCGATGTATGCCATGAAAGGAAATGTGGAGGATACTGTAGCTCCAATTCCATTAGGCTTAGCAGACTTTAAACGGACCGGCTCCGATGTAACCGTGATTACGTATGGAAAAATGGTTCATGAAGCATTGGCTGCTGCAGAGGCTCTTGAAAAGGATGGAGTTGATGTAGAAGTCCTGGATATTCGTTCCTTATATCCATTGGATGAGGCAGCTATTTTTAGGTCAATTGAAAAAACTAATAAAGTGGTGATAGTAACAGAGGAAACTAAACGCGGTGGTTATGGCGGAGAAATTGCAGCTATGATTGCAGAAAAAGCCTTTGATTACCTTGATGCACCGATTGTTAGGATAGGGGCATTAAATAGCCCAATTCCATTTACGCCAGTATTGGAAAACTATGTGCTTCCAAATTCTACTGATATTGTTAATGGTATTAAGAGTATTACGGGCCGTTTAACCATGGCGTAA
- a CDS encoding ATP-NAD kinase family protein → MTSIGIIANPASGKDIRRLVSHATIIDNHEKINMVKRIILGAQAFGVDQIYIMPDTYNTGYKALEQLGYSEELTCRVDVLTMKLQASLHDTMGAAQMMEELGVGCILVMGGDGTSRAVAKTISETPIISISTGTNNVYPQMVEGTVAGMAAAVMASGHYSKNIICTKDKRIEIYKNDMLVDIALIDAVISKNVVVGSKAIWNLEDMLQIVVSRAHPASIGFSAIVGCKEMIREEDDYGASISLTEKEYTVVAPLAAGVIQKIKIGEPKLLQLHESYLYAAEHNGMIAVDGEREVPFYKGEELTFKITREGPYRVNIRKAIEAAQKEGFFTISNSERNQRVSQI, encoded by the coding sequence ATGACAAGTATCGGAATCATCGCAAATCCTGCTTCAGGTAAAGATATTAGAAGACTTGTATCCCATGCAACGATTATTGATAACCATGAAAAAATTAATATGGTAAAGCGCATTATATTAGGTGCACAAGCCTTTGGGGTTGACCAGATTTATATTATGCCCGATACCTATAATACAGGCTATAAGGCTCTCGAACAATTAGGTTATTCGGAGGAGTTAACCTGTAGGGTTGATGTGCTGACCATGAAGCTGCAGGCAAGCTTACATGATACGATGGGTGCAGCGCAGATGATGGAGGAATTGGGAGTTGGCTGTATTCTTGTGATGGGTGGAGATGGTACAAGCAGGGCAGTAGCAAAAACGATTAGCGAAACGCCCATTATCAGTATCTCGACTGGAACCAATAATGTGTACCCACAAATGGTGGAGGGAACCGTTGCAGGCATGGCTGCCGCTGTCATGGCTTCTGGTCATTATTCAAAGAATATTATTTGTACCAAGGATAAAAGAATTGAAATCTATAAGAATGATATGCTGGTGGACATTGCCCTCATTGATGCTGTCATTTCCAAAAATGTGGTGGTAGGCTCTAAGGCGATTTGGAATTTAGAGGATATGCTGCAAATCGTTGTGTCAAGAGCACACCCTGCATCAATCGGCTTTTCAGCGATTGTGGGCTGTAAGGAAATGATACGAGAAGAAGATGATTACGGAGCTTCTATTTCTTTGACAGAAAAAGAATATACGGTTGTGGCGCCGCTTGCTGCTGGTGTCATACAGAAAATAAAAATCGGTGAACCAAAGCTTTTACAGCTTCATGAATCATACCTGTATGCAGCCGAGCATAATGGAATGATTGCTGTTGATGGGGAAAGAGAAGTTCCATTCTATAAAGGTGAAGAGCTGACTTTTAAAATAACCCGTGAAGGCCCTTATCGTGTCAACATCCGAAAGGCAATTGAGGCTGCGCAAAAGGAGGGATTTTTCACCATATCCAACTCTGAAAGAAATCAAAGAGTAAGTCAAATCTAA
- a CDS encoding dihydrolipoamide acetyltransferase family protein: MAKVVVMPKLGLTMTEGEVVKWHKAEGEQVNVGDALFDVATDKLTNEVEASESGILRKILINEHQSIACLEPVAIIAAGDENIDSFLPRSKDEKTEGSKPESVVEKKKLDSPKMSSRLNASPIAKRLATQHHINLSQVIGTGPNGRIIREDVEAYIEQNRSKVKASPMAEKMANQHQVDLTEISKDTRIMKQDVLDHLKEKNRMEDSPQETRIPLTQMRKVISSRMSESWRISPAVTFDVRVDVTKLQEIRKQLREIQRISFTGLLVKLVSAVLLEFPYVNSSLVDNEIVTRNYTNIGVAVALEGGLVVPVIKQANTKGLAEISNEMKELAEKARNNELTTEHLTGGTFTITNLGMYGIESFSPIINQPEVAILGVNTTIDTPIVVNGEIVIKPLMNLSLTADHRVIDGAVAAQFMARLKQYIEQPEILLL, encoded by the coding sequence ATGGCCAAAGTAGTAGTTATGCCGAAGCTTGGATTAACGATGACAGAGGGTGAAGTAGTTAAGTGGCATAAGGCTGAGGGCGAGCAAGTAAATGTGGGTGATGCATTATTTGATGTGGCAACAGATAAGTTAACGAATGAGGTAGAAGCAAGTGAAAGCGGCATCCTGAGGAAAATTTTGATTAATGAGCATCAGAGTATTGCTTGTCTAGAGCCTGTAGCCATCATTGCCGCTGGTGACGAGAATATCGATTCATTTTTACCACGGTCAAAGGATGAAAAGACAGAGGGTTCCAAACCGGAAAGTGTCGTTGAAAAGAAAAAGCTTGATAGTCCCAAAATGAGCAGTAGACTCAATGCATCGCCGATCGCGAAAAGGTTAGCAACTCAGCATCACATTAATCTCTCACAGGTTATCGGAACGGGACCAAATGGTAGAATCATACGGGAGGATGTAGAGGCTTATATTGAACAGAATCGTTCAAAGGTGAAAGCTTCTCCAATGGCTGAAAAAATGGCAAACCAACATCAAGTCGATTTAACTGAAATAAGCAAGGATACAAGAATCATGAAGCAAGATGTACTTGACCATCTAAAGGAAAAGAATAGGATGGAGGATAGTCCACAGGAAACTAGAATACCATTGACGCAAATGAGAAAGGTAATATCTAGCAGAATGTCGGAAAGCTGGAGGATTTCACCAGCCGTTACCTTTGATGTGAGGGTGGATGTAACAAAGCTTCAGGAGATTAGAAAACAGCTTCGCGAAATACAAAGAATCTCGTTTACAGGACTATTAGTAAAATTGGTGTCTGCTGTGTTACTTGAATTTCCTTATGTAAATAGTAGCTTAGTAGATAATGAAATTGTGACTCGAAATTATACCAATATCGGCGTTGCCGTTGCATTAGAGGGTGGGCTGGTTGTTCCAGTTATAAAGCAGGCGAATACAAAGGGCTTGGCAGAGATTTCAAATGAAATGAAGGAGCTGGCGGAAAAGGCGAGAAATAATGAATTAACCACCGAGCATCTAACAGGCGGTACGTTTACGATCACGAATCTTGGTATGTATGGAATTGAATCCTTTTCTCCTATTATTAACCAACCGGAAGTGGCAATATTGGGTGTTAATACGACCATAGATACTCCAATCGTCGTAAATGGAGAAATTGTGATAAAGCCGTTAATGAATCTAAGCTTAACAGCCGATCATAGAGTGATAGACGGAGCGGTCGCCGCCCAATTCATGGCAAGGTTGAAACAATACATTGAGCAGCCAGAGATCCTCTTATTATGA